The window GAGTGGCAGCATTTATTGGGCTGTTTTTCATTATATTATAGATTTTTCACCAATCTATAAAAGTTCTTGTTGAAAAACACTCATGAAGGAGACAAACgctgttaataataaattacattGCAACGATGCTGCTACCGGCAAAGTCTActatttttttccaaattatAAATGTATCTTAGGATAGTTAAAATTCCATCACTGATATTTGTACAAatgattgatttgatttgaattccaaacaaaaaaagacataaatCAAGATTGCAGATTGCATTATTATACATAAGAATGGATGTCTAAAGAACAAGGTTATTCTATATTTCCATACTAAGAAATATAGAATAATCTTTTTGGTCTTATGGAAGACCAAAAATCAGCAgcatgtttgtgcttttttttaaaaaatgattaagCATAGCtaacattttaggcactattTGTGTTTCATTTCTAATTTGTTGGGATTTTTCTAAGTGCATATCAATCCATATTTAGGATCCAGCAGCCCAATTGTGCataaagataagataacctttatctTATCTTTATGCACAGTTTTATGCACAATAAAGTACTGAGTCCTAAACTAAATTGTGTTCACTGAGATTAAAGTGGAGAAAGAATGAGGACAGATGAGAAATTAAAGCGAAAATATGAACTTTGACCGCTACTAGATCCTGGGTTTTATGCTGTGGGAGTAGTTTGATTTCACAGTATGGGTCCACAGAGACATTTTTCTATGCTGATGAGAGTGATCTTTTCCAAGATGACAAAACCTCTATCCATGGGGCGCAGTGGGACTGAATTAATGATGAAGGTGAATAATATGCTGTGGCCTTTGCAGTAACCAATTTTCAACCAGTTGAACAGTATTGCTTCAACTCTGTGCTTCCATGCATGGCAAAGTAGAGTTGCAGAGACTTGGAGAGTTTGTGCTAAACCGACTGAAGCTACTGGTGACACTTAGGGAGACATAAACTGCCATGTCTCCTGGTTTTGTTTGGTCGGAGCAGTAATTTGTTGTACGTTGTGATCCTGTGAATGCTAATTAGGTATTATAAAGGATGAAATATGACACAACTTAGCTAAGTCGTTACATAAATAGAAAAAGCAGATTGTCACATTGCGCTGGTTTTGTATCATGAATCCTTtaatttctgaaacaaaatagATTTATTTAGCAGTGAATAAATAGCATACATAAATACAGTTTCTCAGAGATACACTATTTTTCTTTGATGCTAAGGATTTTATTTTCAGGAGCAGAATAAAGACAGGCCTCTCTGTTGGACATACAATCAAAGGGTCTGATTGGATAAAaaggaacaggaaaaaaaaagattgcatctacaagaagacagaaaataaacacaatCACATAATTGCACAAAATATGTGGTCCGGTCCCTTAAAATGGTGCTGCGGTCTCTGGGGTGTCAGTAAAATGTACTTCGTTTTAAGATGTACGGCCGCCGAGTCTTAGTGATGTGCCCCACTTGCCTCTTCAATATGTAGGGTGACTTTCGTTTCAGTGGAGCGTCGCTGTTCTCCTCTGAATACTCTAGAGAGTCTTGGAGTAGCTGTGAGGAGTGAAGGGAGACACAGCAGAGGATGAGTGTCACACAACAtgagggagtgtgtgtgtgtgtggggggggggggagatttaatgaagtgtgtttgctttaggGGAGAATACACATGCTCCTGTGTGTTCTGGCGATGTGAGTGAGTAAGTGTGTATGTACACAAGTCTCTGTATTTGTTTTGACTGGGCTTTTGGTTGACAGTTTCTTCTCAACAAGTAGCTTAGGTAGGGGATTAGGACTTTTGAGAATTTCCTTAGCTATCCATAATTTATGCAAGGTGCTAGTGGAACCTCTGAAAGTTAGATTTTACCAGTAAATATCTGCTTGTGCTTATGCAATTTGTTGTTATTTGAAAAGTAGCCCACACAGCAAAAGAAAGTAAGTTAAAGATGATTGTCTGACCCTCTCCTCCCGGCTCTGCAGTACTCGGCAGATGTGTTGCAAGTTGTACATCTCATCCAGCAGCTGGAGGCTCCCCTCCTTCAGACCAccatcctcgtcctcctcctcgcCACTCCACAcctcctggcgcagggcgctcAGCATCTTACAGAGGTTGGCCAGAGACACGCGCCAATAGGGGGCACTCTGCTTATTCTGTTTCATCTGCACAGAGGGCACAAGATACCAGGATGAGACAGTTAAATGGATTGAATGGTTGGGTTTTTAACACTCAGAGTGCATCACTTCATCAGATTCCTGCTTTGAGCAATATTTTTGTTGGTGTTTTAGTGTATTTTGTGAACTTGGGTGAAGTGAAAACTGTACTGACCACTCAAGAGGAGAGTGAAAAGCAAACAATTTAACAGCCTAATGTTTCAGGTGGTTTAGAAGCTTTTTGGTTTAAGGGGGATTGTTTTCTCTCGTGAAACATTTATATCGACAGAAATGATCCGACTGAAAAATGAGATTTTCAGCTATTACTCAATCCACGTCCACAACACTGTAAGTACAAACTGTGGCCATAATTTTAAAATTCAGCCAAACTGTTGATTCGGTACCTCGATCTGACTTAATCATTTTGATATTTTTCCTTTCATAGCTTATTTTTGAGCAAACAGAACACAGTCAATATTGTGATCTACACCTTAGTCTCACTCAGTgttttaatgttgtacattttgCATTTGCAGCAGTAAACACTCAGGCAGTTCCTTTAAAAGGGCACTGAGGATTCTGCATGTGAGACTTTTACAATGTAATCTAAGCACCGATTATTTCTTAAAGACACATGCACTCAGAGTGAACTTTTCAGCCACACGTAACTTCATTTAAGTGCAGACTACTGAGTTATAATCTAGTGTCTCTAGATTGCAGTGAGATGGTAAGGAGCCCCCAGAGTCCTCTGCGTGTACTGGCTGTCACGTGCATGTTGCAGTCAAAGATGTCAGTGTCAGGGAGGCTCACTCGGgtcatcatttatatacagtatcctcaaatataaagacaaaaaatctttttgtttgCCAGGCAGGAGACGTGGATAAAAGCTTTAGTGGCGTCAAATGAACAAGCGTCAGGATCAAACATAAGCAGCTGACATTTGGAAATTGCCCGTGCACAAAAGACAAACTAGCTGAGTTAGTGTGGCCATGCAATTGTGCTGTAATCTCATATGAAAGATTGTGGTGCTTCACTGGAAATTTCTACCTTAACGTTAGTCTCCTGGGCTCTTTAGCGTTCACAAACTTGCATTTTATAGAGACGCTAAAGCAGTTACAGCAAAAGTTCAATCTAAATTCCAGCATCGGAACAACTAACAACACTGAACACAGAGGTCAGTGACTCACTATGCAGAGTAATAGGAAGGTAATTTAGTTGTATTCAGTAGAGAATGAAAAACCACAATGGAGCATTAACCGTGGTATctaatcagatgaaaggaagggAGGAGTATATCAGTCAATTTTATTGTCAAATATATAGTGTGTAGATAAAGAGCCACAAATAGGTCTATCTTCCACCATACTGCACTTTCCAGCCTCTTGAGCAGTCTGTCAGTCATGCAGCAAGTTATTATTACAATCATCACCCCTGAGCAACCTCTGAGCATCGGCAgccatgaatcaaatggctgattTGTCACCGTCATGTCTCCGTGTGAGCATCGCGGTTTTTCATCAGCAAGAAGGGTAAAAGATGTGTCGTAACTATACTGCCAGGTCCATCTGAATCCTATTAGGATCGGCCATCCGTCTGTGCGTGCCTTTGGTTCCACATTCACTGATTTCATACCTGATCTTTGCATAGCCTCAGGCAGACATCAGATAAATGTGATAAAAAGCTCAAAGTTACAACTGAATTAGAATGCCCAATCTCAGCTCTTATTTTCTCCTCGTTTCAAAGGACTGCAGCAAATGGAAAggtgattattttttatttttctgagcaCATTTGAACTGGATACACTTTTAAAAAGAGCCAAtcgacttaaaaaaacaaagtaaatgcTCAGGCACCCTGAGTGGCACAAAAAGCCTCTTGTGGTAAATTATTTATCTCCCACTCAGCATGAGCACAACCGCAAGCTGAGGTTGCCACTGAAGCGTGGATGTAGATTTCATGAAAGAACACCTGGAAAGCCTTTATCGGCGAGGTCAGAGACCGACCCGGCAGGATGAAGCTTTTCTTTCCAGTCTCTGATATCACAGATGTAAAAAGACCAGATACCTTGGAAGTGAAGAGACTGCTGAGTAGTTCCTCTTCTAGCGCTCGCTGCTCCTGGTCAACATCTGTCAGTTACAGAAAAACAGCTTTACAACATTCAGATgtcacacaaataaaaacacaaaacaaaagatttttGCCCTCATTAACATAAGTcaatataattaaaacaaatatactTGGTCTAATCTAAATGTATACTGAATCAGTTTCATTTGAAAAGATtccattaaatttaatgttttacaTTCTACTTATGTAacaacataacaaaaaaaatgacatgtAATCCAACTACTTAAAGAAGTCAGTATTTTGGGCATAAATATTTTTGGAGTGTAGTTTAGTTCAGTCCTCAatgaaatgttatttatatttaagaattaaatataaataacatatatatacatatatatatatatatatatatatatatatatatatatatatatatatatatatgtgtgtgtgtgtgtgttttatatatatacatatatatatatatatatgtgtgtgtgtgtgtgtgtgtgtgtgtgtgtgtgcacgcacgcATAAAAGTTGTCCTTTATTTGCTTATTGATCCAAAAGTAACTATCATCTAGTAACAATCCATTCTCATGGATTTTGAGTATTGGAAATAGTTCAGTGTAAACTGcatttaatgtaaaataaatgaaactaaTTAAGTTTCATTTCCCTAACATAAGATCAAACAAAGAAGGTGAACAATAGTGTAAGTTACATTAATAGTTACATTAATAGTATTTTCTGCTGTGCCTTGTTTGGAAGAGGTGAAATGAGACTGTCATAAAAGCCCATATTCACGTGTGACTATGgccacttttaagcttaaaacAGGTGACACTCTTGATCAGCCTGAGTCCCAGTGCACCCTAACAGTTAAACAAAGCACAAATTATGCATGGATTTGAAAGATTGGAAGAGGCAATTGATCTCTGAGGGGGAAAGGGGTTTTATAGTAGCCTAAGAGAGCTGTAATCCTTGAGCAAAATTAAGATTTTCACTtatacagttattttttttaataaaccaaGGTTTAAAAGTTAGCTATGTCATGAAGTCACACGCCATTCTCTGATTTTTCCCTAAAGAATAAATCATTTCAACTGCAGGTTATTTCAGTATTTAATCTAAAGGACCAAACTCAAAACCATCCTGTTTAACCAACTTTGCCATTCAAGgtttttcagaaatatttgcagtattttttccttcttttatgCACATGCAACATTTCAGTATGATGCACCTGTTTTGTGAATAAATCCATAAAGTTCTGCATAGAAAACCTGTTGAAAGAACACCAGTGCTTACCTGTACAAAGTGCACCACATGTTAAACAGAGGAGAAGCATACACGCCAACTGTGTCTGCATCTTGATCAgaacaaaaaaatctgaaaagaaataccccaaaagaacaaaaaaaggatcCCACACTGAAGAATTCACCTGAGGAGGAATCTAGTCCATAAGGTTAGGGGTCAGACACAGGCAAAAAGAGGCTGGAGACAAAATTTAGTGaagctgctgttttgtttttttcttgttcttcttcttcagatCTATACACACTAAGCAGTTTTCTGCTGCTGGGATGTGAAGCACAGTGGGCTCCATTCCCTGAGTATATAAGAGCCAAAGTGATGTCACAGcatctgccccccccccctaccccacccacacagacacacatctcCATCCCCACCTTCCCACCCATTACCACATCCCACTCATTCTCCCTTCATGGCATCTCTTCACTCATGTCACTGTGTCATCAGATGTTTCATCCGACGACACTCCAGCATCATGACGTGAAAGGTTTTTGCGTCAAGGATTGGAAGATGTGGTTATTTCCCCTCATGAATGCACACAGTCTGAGGTTAGTTTTGCCTCATGTTCCACTGATGGGTACCAGCAGTGATGAGGCAGGATGAACGAATCTGGCTCACTTTTTGCTTCACAGTTTGAacagtctttttatttatttttttctaattcacCAGGTTGTTGTCTtggttaacaaacaaaaccagtaCATGCTAAAGGCTTAAATATTGGTGACGATTAGAATTTAATTAACGTGAAGGCACAACTCTGCCCATGTTTCTCTAAAGCAGGTTTTACTTtgtaatagttttttttctattataaaTTCCCGCTGACATAAATGTAATCCATTAACCAACAAATAGCTTGAAATTTATTACTGCATTGCATGATCATCACAATCAGTCCAACCTGCAGACGTTGGGATTTCTATTTTTTGactttaataataaaaagcttTTTCACTGGAGCTTAACCTGGCTTTCACAACTTGTTAAGAGGACCTTGGAAACAATGACTAAGAAAATAATCTTACCACCAGGTCTATTTGGTAGCTTTCTGAAAGCTTTCCATCAAATATCCTCCaactttatttctcttttttaggGTTATATTTTTGCGTAATTCCATagaaaacacttttaaatcAGCATACTTACTCTATGAACTTAAGAGCGAATATAAACCCATGCAGTAATTTCTGATTCATTTTGTTAATGTAGTTTAAATAGAGCTGTTTTCTGGTTTTGTTGCACAAAATTGTAAAGGGGGAGCCATTTGTTGTGACCGGTTGAGCCTGTGGAAAAAACATGAGATGAGGAAAGTGAAGAAGAAGCCTTCTCAGAGCCTAACTCTATTGCAGCTAACCAATGGATGGTCCatggtcacctgatccagcccttaCTACAGGCTACACCAAAAGGGAAGTTTTTAgcataattttaaaagtgaagaacctgtctgtctcccaaacTGGGAACTGATTAAGTTCAAAttagttcaattttatttatttaaatagcatcaaatcacaacagttgcctcaacgTGCTTTATAGACTCTTTATAGGCTCTGTATTATCGAGAATTTTTACTcgataatacagagaaaaacttcTCAATCAGATGTCacactctggtgacagtgggaaggaaaaactcccgtTTAACAGGGGaaggaaacctctggcagaaccaggctcagggaggggccgcCATCTGCCACAACCAGCTGTaagtgaggggaggaagacaggatgaagacatgctgtgggagagagccagagattaataataaataacgaTTAAATTCAAGGAGACAgaagcactgtaaaatgtaatattgtgtttaattaaaaatattaaataggctgaactcaatttttatcaatttgttattagaactcaatttaaataagttaccaatactttttatgcaaaaacgctgataaactcgattaatttgagttgtcctaacttagaaaaactaagtaagctggaagttttgcttctcagggcggaaggatgaaagatgtgttttgaaaatgccacgtgactaccgtcctcctccctagCACGGATCAGTCCGCGTGTTCACGGTGCATTctttatggaatatgttgagcaaacctggagaagcgtcagctcaagatattattgttgtcattgctgtggatctttacctgatacactgacttggtgagtaaatgtttactcttattcaaactgatttgtggcttctcttagtttagcaccaggtttctaatcttgctagctagttagtgttagcctagcgttgctgctgccgctgggctcatgttacttaaaaattaacaccacagccttaaaaaccttacataaaactatgtcggtgaaattttctgttgattgtttgaaataaataagtgagataagagcccagacaaaattctttgggaggtgcagccgttaggggtgggatagggtgtggggggtggataacagagctctccgaaaacatggaagcacttttgcaaatatgtgatattttgataaattaagtagatatttgagcattacacagctacattctcgcctgaaaatatctttaaaggttattttgtgatccagaaagggtagtctggggaaaaggaggatcgcatttgtcggccggttgtcggagcctgtgcgtacttgtaagcgcggcaatggcggaggagcgcggctaaaaaacttattactttttctgggtcacaaaataaacttttaagattttttcaggcgagaatgtcgctgtgtaaagttcaaatatctgctcgatttatcaagacatcacatatttgcaaaaatgctccgacgtttttggagacgtctattttttcatgctttgtggcagcttttgaacatctgtggcacctattaatgtcaaatctagcctttatttaacaacataagcaaactctatgttacaatgattgcacagccattaaggatcaaatcagtttctgaaatatgttctgttttttctcaatctgcttgcttcttactgtctttgaggctcgggaccagcactcctgttgttggacagaaagacatcaactcagtggtaagtattttggttttccaatatattagcaactgtcagtgacatttatattaatcaggctgaactttaatcatactttagatcagcctgttttacttattgttttatttgtgctttggtttggggaagttgtttctttactgatcttttcctgtcttctgttattagacttgagatatgactgcactatgctgttgctgtgactccagttaattctacaagacatgctgtgtaaataaacaaacaacaacagtttggtctgcatttcttgaaagatcacatcccccaaacttagtttagagggtctacactgtatatagtgaagtctgcaagttttctaacagcaacatttgttttgtgcccaaatcattttgcacatcattagaatgaaagttattggccatgtttgcatagccctttttaaaatgatgctttcatgacattattgtatgttgggtggtggtcacggctatccagactgacaattgggacattgaatgtcacctctccggtggggagggagcctgagattgtctaaattggagtctgttctataccaaatgcagaaaaaaatgttttaagaaagcaattaagttcatgttccaaaaaatatgattgtttgcttgcaggacaccaggagagatgagtcctccgtcacagatggtgtggtcagtgaagatggtcgcctgcaggttcaagctcattgcatctccaacccacatccactgccactgtacttaagggaagttaaagactttcttctgcacctacatttggatcacctggatccatgacagtcattcaggcagtaatgcctggactggaaacaagccatccttaaaatattacaacattccagctcatgtgttggaatgaaaaacaaatgtgttgtttgaattagagactgcacttgtgacagaaaaacaaatattttattttgattgtataagtaatgtaagtacaaaacaaacttgtggtaggcctaaacttattttcagaataattaaatctgagactttgtttcattgtaagattataacagtgatggcaatataattgtttgttgttcagcagaacagtgtccagtatgttggctgttgtactttgttgtgtttgaaaataaaagttgggctcattttaacatcattacaaaaagtgttgttaattatttttaatcatattcaggttaccacaaattgttttttcatttagttgaacttgaaatgtttgtcagtaggtaaacaattagtattatgcagtcagaaatatcaagttattcttaatactgcagacttgcaatgtataagttgtcctaacagtcatcttaagtaagctttacttagtttttttgaggcaacgagtttccataatttttttgagttctgggaactaacaaggctgtacagtgtactccaaatgagtaagttgccctaacttggtcatcttacgtaaacttgatccaatttttttgagttctgggaacaaatgagcttgtacagagtactcaaaataaataagttgtcctaatttagtcatttttagctaagctttactcaatttttttgaggcaacgagtttccataatttttttgagttctgggaactaattagattttacagtgagaGGGACCTGATAGCTGAAAGTTCCACCTCaaattctactttaaaagatttgtatgtgaggagaagaaTTTTAACTTATATTCTttatttaacagggagccagtgaagagagGCCAATATAGAAAAATAGGatttctctttctagtccctgtcagaaTTCTCACTGCAGCCTTCTGATGTAACATTTAACTGCAAATTGGTCTGCAGAAGCAGACACTGACAACCATTAATGGGTTTAACTTGTTTATTGAACAGATAGTAAAGGGTAGGTGAGTGACTTAGAATACTAGAACCTTTATGGGAGTCTCTACTGAAGGAGACAGAGTGCATGCAGGTAAGTCTCTGTAAGTTATTAGAGGTGAGAGAAAATTCTTACTTGTAATTTGCTTGAACAGGGATTTAAGAGGGACTGCTGGGATACAGACACAATACCTTAGGAGTAGTGAGTGGGTTGGTGGAAAGTGGGGAGGCAGGTGAGATGAGGGTGAGTCCTTCTGTCTTTAAAGCTCAGATGATGTCTGTAGAACTCCTTGGTGAAGCATGGATCAGGAAACTTGAACAGAAGAAAGTTCCGACCGACTGAGAGTGGACATAGGGAGGCAAAGCAgatagagaaagagagagagaccaaGAAGAAAACCCCACATCTGCCCAACCATAACATCTGGATCAAATGAAGACCTTTTCAGGGAGCTTCTGAGCGAgcgaataataataatttacagGAGTCCAGTCTAAAAGtcataaatgcaaaaactaGCTTTTCAGCATTACTCTGACACAGGACATTTCTAATTTTAGCAATATTCTTCAAGTCATTGTAGGTAGTCCtatatatatctttaatatgcaCACTGAAGGATATATGGTCAAAGATTTCTTGCAGTGTTattggaggccaaggtaatacCATCAAGGCTTACATGTCTATTAGACACACCTGTAGGTTCAGTAATTGATTTGTATCTCCTGCctttatgaataaataaagctgagttttatcagcatagcaatgaaaatgcaTGCAATTATTTCTACTAACATTGTCTAAGGGAAGCATGTGCTGTCAATAGTATTGATCCTTGCACAGAACCCAGAAGAATGTTTccctaatggttaaaattttatttgtaaagaagTTCATGCAGTCATTAGCAGTTAAGGTCAA is drawn from Pelmatolapia mariae isolate MD_Pm_ZW linkage group LG7, Pm_UMD_F_2, whole genome shotgun sequence and contains these coding sequences:
- the nts gene encoding neurotensin/neuromedin N encodes the protein MQTQLACMLLLCLTCGALCTDVDQEQRALEEELLSSLFTSKMKQNKQSAPYWRVSLANLCKMLSALRQEVWSGEEEDEDGGLKEGSLQLLDEMYNLQHICRVLQSREERLLQDSLEYSEENSDAPLKRKSPYILKRQVGHITKTRRPYILKRSTFY